In Salvelinus alpinus chromosome 22, SLU_Salpinus.1, whole genome shotgun sequence, one genomic interval encodes:
- the LOC139548734 gene encoding endothelial cell-selective adhesion molecule-like, with protein sequence MAMSGRVRALLLLLWIFQGDSQRVEMPRREMEVVKGQMVVLQAWYSPTSDIGRNSVIWNFMANDSKQVISYSNGEPGIGSPEFRKRVGFSLSMPSANLSIYINNTQESDSGRYFCNVIIPGAAGLSGEMRLNVKVPPSPPVCLMTGSSVLNGNVTLSCKSSSGKPIPQYKWTKNAPMSEVFFSPMQNERQGTLRLSNLTKSMSGKYVCRASNTAGSDTCSINLEVFTSSNAGAIVAATLGSIVALVAIILFLIFILRRRDHEEEELANDIKEDAQAPKRVSWAKSGTGSDILSKNGTLSSIATSPHLRDPQQPNNFRYPYPTAPASDTGSVLNAYRLRPGEPNPLQGLPGYISGTPPPRHTRPLCVANNIDATSPHRHSENSNHISGTLPPGLTRPLSTSIIVDTPPHGFSQPPSPNHVGVTSPHGHSRPTSSNNIGTPSPYGNSQPPSSNNIGAPSPHGHSRPPSSNHIGGSAPHRHSRPPSSKHSRPPSSNHSRPPSISSIPHYGHSRTSSSNGAPPGHMVTDPDKTERAQPQVPRPLTSPISSTTLARIGAVPVMVPAQSQAGSLV encoded by the exons GTGACTCCCAGCGGGTGGAGATGcccaggagagagatggaggtggtgAAGGGTCAGATGGTGGTCCTGCAGGCCTGGTACAGCCCCACatctgatattggcaggaacAGTGTCATCTGGAACTTCATGGCCAACGACTCCAAGCAG GTCATCTCCTACAGTAACGGTGAGCCAGGGATAGGTAGTCCTGAGTTCAGGAAGCGTGTTGGGTTCAGCCTGTCCATGCCCTCGGCCAATCTCTCCATCTACATCAACAACACCCAGGAGTCAGACTCGGGACGATACTTCTGCAATGTCATCATCCCTGGAGCCGCCGGACTCTCTGGAGAAATGCGCCTTAATGTCAAAG TCCCTCCCTCGCCTCCAGTGTGCTTGATGACTGGGTCATCTGTGCTGAACGGCAACGTGACACTGAGCTGTAAGTCCAGCTCGGGCAAACCCATCCCTCAGTACAAGTGGACCAAGAATGCCCCCATGTCAGAGGTCTTCTTTTCCCCCATGCAGA ATGAGAGGCAAGGCACCCTCAGGCTGAGTAACCTCACTAAGAGCATGTCAGGGAAATATGTGTGCCGAGCTAGCAACACTGCCGGCTCTGACACTTGCTCTATCAACCTGGAGGTCTTCACCT CCTCTAATGCTGGAGCGATTGTTGCTGCTACTCTGGGGTCCATCGTGGCACTGGTAGCCATCATACTCTTCCTCATCttcatactgaggaggagagaccaCGAAGAGGAGGAGCTAGCCAATGATATCAA GGAGGATGCCCAGGCACCCAAGCGTGTTTCCTGGGCAAAGAGCGGCACAGGCTCAGACATTCTCTCCAAAAATGGCACGCTGTCCTCCATAGCCACGAGCCCGCATCTACGAGACCCCCAGCAGCCCAACAACTTCCGCTACCCCTACCCCACTGCTCCGGCCTCTGACACAGGCTCTGTGCTCAACGCCTACCGCCTTCGGCCTGGAGAGCCCAACCCCCTGCAGGGCCTCCCAGGGTACATCAGTGGCACACCTCCACCCAGGCACACCAGACCCCTCTGTGTTGCAAACAACATTGATGCCACCTCTCCACACAGGCACAGTGAAAATTCGAACCACATCAGTGGGACTCTACCCCCTGGCCTTACCCGTCCCCTCAGCACTAGTATCATTGTTGACACCCCTCCCCATGGGTTCAGTCAACCCCCCAGTCCTAACCATGTTGGTGTCACCTCTCCACATGGGCACAGCAGACCCACTAGTTCTAACAACATTGGTACCCCCTCCCCATATGGGAACAGTCAACCCCCAAGTTCTAACAATATCGGTGCCCCCTCTCCACATGGGCACAGCAGACCACCAAGCTCGAACCACATTGGCGGTAGCGCTCCACACAGGCACAGTCGACCTCCCAGTTCCAAGCACAGTCGACCCCCCAGTTCTAACCACAGCCGACCTCCCAGCATCAGTAGCATACCTCACTATGGACACAGCAGAACCTCCAGTTCCAACGGTGCCCCACCCGGTCACATGGTCACAGACCCCGACAAGACTGAGAGGGCCCAGCCCCAGGTGCCACGCCCTCTCACCTCGCCAATCAGCTCCACCACCCTGGCCCGTATAGGTGCTGTGCCCGTCATGGTGCCCGCTCAGAGCCAGGCTGGATCACTGGTATAG
- the LOC139548735 gene encoding isobutyryl-CoA dehydrogenase, mitochondrial-like produces the protein MAAVGTFSRVARLSLCIGRRCRLISNSEKRRGIASCVDPAHGLSDEQKEFQKMAFDFAANEMSPHMAEWDEKEIFPVETLRKAAQLGFGGIYVQPEVGGSGLSRLDTSLIFEALSTGCVSTTAYLSIHNMCNWMIDTFGNTEQREKYCPELCTMDKFASYCLTEPGSGSDAASLLTTAKLEGDHYVLNGSKAFISGGGDTDVYIVMCRTGGKGPKGISCVVVEKDTPGLSFGKKEKKVGWNSQPTRAVILEDCHVPVTSRLGQEGQGFNIAMRGLNGGRINIASCSLGAAHACVQLARDHLLVRKQFGETLSSNQFLQFKLAEMATKLVASRLLVREAALALQEGRSDAVSLCSMAKLFVTDECFNICNQALQMHGGYGYLKDYAVQQFVRDIRVHQILEGTNEVMRMIIARSLLSESG, from the exons ATGGCGGCCGTTGGAACGTTCTCTAGAGTTGCCAGACTGAGTTTATGCATTGGCAGAAGATGTCGTTTAATATCGAACAGCGAAAAGAGACGAGGAATAGCGTCATGCGTTGACC CTGCTCATGGCCTCAGTGATGAACAGAAAGAGTTTCAGAAGATGGCCTTTGACTTCGCAGCAaatgaaatgtctccacacatggCTGAGTGGGATGAAAAG GAAATCTTCCCGGTGGAGACCTTGCGTAAGGCTGCCCAGCTGGGGTTTGGGGGAATCTATGTACAGCCGGAGGTGGGGGGATCTGGCCTGTCTCGTCTGGACACCTCACTCATCTTTGAGGCCTTATCGACAGGCTGCGTTAGCACCACAGCCTACCTCAGCATTCACAA CATGTGTAACTGGATGATTGACACCTTCGGCAACACTGAACAGAGGGAGAAGTACTGCCCTGAGCTTTGTACGATGGACAAGTTTGCCTCTTATTGTCTGACTGAGCCAG GCAGTGGCAGTGATGCTGCTTCGTTACTCACTACTGCAAAGTTGGAAGGAGACCATTATGTCCTCAATGGGTCCAAG GCCTTCATCAGTGGAGGAGGAGACACAGACGTGTACATAGTAATGTGTCGGACGGGAGGGAAAGGTCCCAAGGGGAtctcctgtgtggtggtggagaaaGACACTCCAGGACTCAGCTTTggcaagaaggagaagaag gtggGATGGAACTCTCAGCCAACCAGAGCAGTGATCTTAGAGGACTGCCATGTCCCAGTGACCAGTCGGCTGGGTCAGGAGGGACAGGGCTTTAACATCGCTATGAGAGGCCTGAATGGAGGCAGGATCAATATTG CATCTTGTTCTCTTGGGGCGGCCCATGCATGTGTACAGCTAGCGAGAGATCACCTGTTAGTACGCAAGCAGTTTGGAGAGACCCTCTCAAGCAACCAG TTCCTGCAGTTTAAGTTGGCAGAGATGGCCACCAAGCTAGTGGCGTCGCGTCTGTTGGTGCGTGAGGCTGCCCTGGCACTGCAGGAGGGCAGGTCTGACGCTGTGTCCCTCTGCTCCATGGCCAAACTCTTTGTCACTGACGAGTGCTTCAAC ATCTGTAACCAGGCACTCCAGATGCATGGTGGATACGGTTACCTGAAAGACTACGCTGTTCAGCAGTTTGTCCGGGACATCAGAGTACACCAGATACTGGAGG GAACAAATGAAGTGATGCGGATGATAATTGCCAGAAGTTTACTGTCAGAGTCTGGATAA